The following coding sequences are from one Methanohalophilus halophilus window:
- a CDS encoding restriction endonuclease — translation MARKGKELEETVSLLHKILTKDEYEITSPDFLIDKITGQQREVDISIKANIGSIPLTIIIECRDRNTKQDSMWIEQLATKCQNLNVQKVIAVSSNDFTEPAKTTAKHYGIETRVLSQIGKEDIHSWFLGDCLPVIHKQYEIIKILTFELVDYNGNNIKFESDEEKFMSNNEKLSLNELFYQEVIVKQSEIFKDIPEDGIRIQKKVAFADKDQIYKMEISETEMYQLKGFTAEVHLWKELKKLPISDIIRYEDSDMTFLEGVSFSELEFGEGGKIKMGLYKHI, via the coding sequence ATGGCACGAAAAGGGAAAGAATTAGAAGAAACGGTTTCTCTGCTACATAAAATATTAACAAAAGACGAATATGAAATTACCTCTCCAGATTTTCTAATCGACAAAATTACTGGGCAGCAAAGAGAAGTTGATATCTCAATTAAAGCAAACATTGGCTCCATACCTTTAACAATAATCATAGAATGCAGAGATCGAAATACTAAACAGGATTCAATGTGGATTGAGCAATTAGCAACAAAGTGTCAAAATCTCAACGTTCAAAAAGTAATAGCTGTTTCATCTAACGATTTTACAGAACCAGCAAAAACAACGGCAAAACATTATGGAATTGAAACACGAGTGTTAAGTCAAATCGGCAAAGAAGATATCCATTCTTGGTTTTTAGGTGATTGTCTACCAGTAATACATAAGCAATATGAAATTATAAAAATACTTACTTTTGAATTAGTTGATTATAATGGTAATAATATTAAATTTGAAAGTGATGAAGAAAAATTCATGTCCAATAATGAAAAGTTATCTTTGAACGAACTGTTCTATCAAGAAGTAATTGTAAAACAAAGTGAAATATTCAAAGATATTCCAGAAGATGGAATTCGAATTCAAAAGAAAGTTGCATTTGCTGATAAAGACCAAATCTATAAAATGGAGATTTCTGAAACTGAAATGTATCAGTTAAAAGGTTTTACTGCTGAAGTTCATTTGTGGAAGGAACTAAAAAAGCTCCCGATTTCAGATATAATCCGCTATGAAGATTCAGATATGACCTTTCTTGAAGGAGTTAGTTTTTCAGAGCTTGAATTCGGTGAAGGTGGGAAGATTAAAATGGGTCTTTATAAGCATATTTGA
- a CDS encoding RNA-directed DNA polymerase, which produces MNLKNLLENGYFPKELPPAFSTESFASKHQIIDSQWNPTSRNDVPKIPNTQLTDYLIPKKNHIRRKLSIVNPISQFYLSKFIIDNWAEIKAHCSKSELSTSRPVENCFENPKNKRSIQTLNSFQQYKKKCITCSYDRMFELKTDISWFYPSIYTHSIPWALHTKEEAKNNRNDYQRYYGNVLDKYMRACQSGQTNGIPTGPDNSHIIAEIILCAIDQKLKEEFPDLKGYRYYDDYCFYLSNRDHVDNLIVYLQSILNEYQLVLNEQKTIINHYPMAYDDPWVLSLSTFSLRKNESMQEKDIWKYFNLAFDLFDEHRSEHVLKYAIRRIKEYEIYESNWDLFESLLFKCTLLDAKTIKPIIEILLYYKEFKNQNKIKDLIHTLLGQHLYKKHSYELSWILWMAKTFEIKIPANFANTILRSNDVIPQVLVLDLINKNLLDSDLDTSFLADELTSESLYENKWLLTYEATMKGWITPNDSGLLDNDDYFSVLKENDISFYDEDKQLTPIEIKDEEGNSDGDEPYGEYIYYSFDYE; this is translated from the coding sequence ATGAATCTTAAAAATTTACTTGAAAATGGATATTTTCCAAAAGAACTACCTCCTGCATTTTCAACAGAATCTTTTGCAAGCAAACATCAAATAATTGATTCACAATGGAATCCGACATCTAGAAATGATGTTCCTAAAATACCAAATACACAACTTACGGATTACTTGATTCCTAAAAAGAATCATATTAGAAGAAAACTAAGTATTGTGAACCCCATATCTCAATTTTATTTATCAAAATTCATAATTGATAATTGGGCAGAAATAAAAGCTCATTGTAGTAAATCAGAACTTTCTACAAGCAGGCCCGTCGAAAATTGTTTTGAAAATCCAAAAAATAAACGTTCGATACAAACTCTAAACTCATTTCAGCAATATAAGAAGAAATGTATTACTTGTTCTTATGATAGAATGTTTGAACTAAAAACAGATATTTCCTGGTTTTACCCTTCTATTTACACACATTCAATTCCGTGGGCATTGCATACCAAAGAGGAAGCAAAAAACAATCGTAATGATTACCAAAGATATTATGGCAATGTACTAGATAAATATATGAGAGCGTGTCAGTCAGGCCAAACAAATGGAATTCCTACCGGGCCTGATAATTCTCACATTATTGCTGAAATTATACTTTGTGCAATAGATCAAAAACTTAAAGAAGAATTCCCTGATCTTAAGGGTTATAGGTACTATGATGATTATTGCTTCTATTTGTCAAACAGAGATCATGTTGACAACCTTATTGTCTATTTACAATCTATTTTAAATGAGTATCAATTAGTCTTAAACGAACAAAAAACAATTATTAATCATTATCCAATGGCTTATGATGATCCATGGGTTTTATCTCTAAGTACTTTTTCTTTAAGGAAAAACGAATCCATGCAAGAAAAAGATATTTGGAAATATTTTAATTTGGCCTTTGATTTGTTCGATGAACACAGAAGTGAACATGTACTTAAGTATGCGATCAGAAGAATAAAAGAATATGAAATTTATGAATCAAATTGGGATTTGTTTGAATCGCTATTATTTAAATGCACTTTATTGGATGCAAAAACAATAAAACCAATTATAGAAATTTTATTGTATTATAAGGAATTTAAAAACCAAAACAAAATAAAAGATCTGATTCATACATTACTTGGTCAACATCTTTACAAAAAGCATTCTTATGAACTTTCATGGATTTTATGGATGGCTAAGACATTTGAAATAAAAATCCCAGCAAATTTTGCGAATACGATTCTTCGTTCTAATGATGTTATTCCACAGGTTTTGGTGTTGGATCTGATAAACAAAAATTTACTTGATTCAGATTTAGATACATCTTTTTTAGCTGATGAACTAACATCAGAATCACTATACGAAAATAAGTGGTTGTTGACTTATGAAGCAACAATGAAAGGATGGATTACGCCAAATGATTCAGGTCTTTTAGATAATGATGATTATTTCAGTGTTCTGAAGGAGAATGATATCTCGTTTTATGATGAAGATAAGCAATTAACACCGATTGAAATAAAAGATGAAGAAGGTAATTCAGATGGAGACGAACCCTATGGTGAATATATTTATTATAGTTTTGATTATGAATGA
- a CDS encoding zinc ribbon domain-containing protein, whose protein sequence is MYCHNCGSEIDDNDAAFCSKCGTKIKKIEKEILSSTLDVKNEESRKDESYIELDTANQNNTSIKKENPDSWVFIKICAYIICAVVISSLFIGLYNIGSDFYGGEGAFVQGEGGEGFVASNSDITHSLTQEQKNTQICEEIVQNYYETHTYVSDDVFDCDNMAMDVWNLVESKGINAEIAVGNVDMKDANLEDINHAWVIAEVSPQNWVAIECTSGYLTYDDVYYSGWFFDNPKNYQSFLNVYTTWEYKYQEYENYRLYYNELVEQFNEADAYEQASLRSGLEIARENLHQKERDFLQAKTELNALLEYG, encoded by the coding sequence ATGTATTGCCATAATTGTGGTTCAGAAATAGATGATAATGATGCTGCATTTTGCTCAAAATGTGGAACTAAAATCAAAAAAATAGAAAAAGAAATATTGTCCTCTACACTTGATGTAAAAAATGAAGAAAGTAGGAAGGATGAATCATATATTGAGTTAGATACAGCCAACCAAAATAACACATCTATTAAAAAAGAAAATCCAGATTCGTGGGTTTTTATAAAAATATGTGCATATATAATTTGTGCTGTGGTTATTTCTTCCTTATTTATAGGCCTGTATAATATTGGTAGTGATTTTTATGGGGGTGAGGGAGCGTTTGTACAAGGTGAAGGTGGAGAAGGATTCGTTGCTTCAAATTCTGATATTACCCATAGCTTAACACAAGAACAAAAAAACACTCAAATTTGTGAAGAAATTGTACAAAACTACTATGAAACCCATACATACGTATCGGATGATGTTTTTGATTGCGATAACATGGCAATGGATGTTTGGAATTTAGTAGAAAGTAAAGGAATAAATGCTGAAATTGCCGTGGGTAATGTAGATATGAAGGATGCAAATTTAGAAGATATCAATCATGCTTGGGTAATAGCAGAAGTTTCACCACAAAATTGGGTAGCTATAGAATGTACCAGTGGTTATCTTACATATGATGATGTGTATTATTCGGGTTGGTTCTTTGACAACCCTAAAAACTATCAAAGTTTTTTAAATGTATATACCACTTGGGAATATAAATATCAAGAATATGAAAATTATAGATTATATTATAATGAATTGGTTGAACAGTTTAATGAGGCTGATGCCTATGAGCAAGCCTCACTAAGAAGTGGTCTTGAAATTGCAAGAGAAAATCTTCATCAAAAAGAAAGAGATTTTTTACAGGCTAAAACCGAATTAAATGCATTATTAGAATATGGGTAA
- a CDS encoding DNA methyltransferase family protein, with translation MGTYKKETHSKDLYELYKHAEKNTKSDFISIFRWLRNQNQILGINDLLKLQQYNSPNYGHWEVPLSVIQLYNILLNSRKSKNILDPVGKLGLLGGIISENENVQNVDIVSSLHESEEIIQSVNMPKVSLTIGNIIDLKDNLKDNYDAIIGIPPINNKGDVNNNLVETAKMLSKEGIIAFVVPPRIAWDKSKKSIKVSLENNGLYLSALLQFRPGTFTTTNIPFYLAIFEKVNHDTLFVGEVPEKYDEYDELIKCFSKRKEGETINQGRLVDPNNFNGIKSLKAKERAKKLASERGLKPIPFDKVVHTINTPKKRGKDFERFDEHPDAVYLPQMATTEAKTHQNDLSPKLKSYLQLIVNHDVVLPEYLAEWLNTTLGIAFRESAMQGITIPRINKSNLLLSNLYLPSVIDQRKALDALLSIQEMKSDLDELGSKIWYQPLNVSEVITSLEKINREEVFGDWIESLPYPLASILRSYDTVDQTDKDKYERLLLFYEGFAEFCATVHISAFKKQPAIWEPLKNKIKQVMAENNFSFEKPTFGLWASITSILAKELRSMINGKQDDKDATNALYETADLEPLEILSSKSLVNLINETNKKRNDWSGHTGAVSQKEARERHDHLKNQLSNLHKIIGDLFQQYKLVEAEPSGIDALTESKFKCKVKLVMGSNPLLERQTLQLSMTLITGSLYMYNIGNDRVLELVPFIQVTESPQSASYFYNRVEKEGLRLVSYQVINESEIFRKNQYLEDLIKSFT, from the coding sequence ATGGGCACATATAAAAAAGAGACGCATAGCAAAGACTTATATGAGCTATATAAGCATGCAGAGAAAAACACAAAATCCGATTTCATTTCTATTTTTCGATGGTTGCGTAATCAGAATCAAATACTTGGCATAAACGATTTACTCAAACTTCAACAGTATAATTCTCCTAACTATGGACATTGGGAAGTACCACTTTCAGTTATCCAATTATACAATATATTGCTTAATTCGAGAAAGTCTAAAAATATTCTTGATCCAGTAGGGAAATTAGGTTTGTTAGGGGGCATAATCTCAGAAAATGAAAATGTTCAAAATGTCGACATTGTAAGCAGTTTGCATGAATCTGAAGAAATAATACAATCAGTAAATATGCCAAAAGTTTCGCTTACTATTGGAAATATTATTGATCTCAAAGATAATTTAAAAGATAACTACGATGCAATAATAGGCATACCACCAATAAATAACAAGGGGGATGTCAATAATAATTTAGTGGAAACTGCAAAAATGTTGTCCAAGGAAGGAATAATTGCTTTTGTAGTACCACCTCGCATTGCTTGGGATAAAAGCAAAAAATCAATAAAAGTGTCTCTAGAAAACAACGGATTATACCTGTCAGCATTATTGCAATTCCGTCCGGGAACATTTACTACAACAAATATACCTTTTTATCTTGCAATTTTTGAAAAAGTCAATCATGATACTTTGTTCGTAGGGGAAGTTCCTGAAAAATATGATGAATATGATGAATTGATAAAATGCTTTTCAAAAAGAAAAGAGGGAGAAACTATAAATCAAGGAAGATTGGTAGACCCCAATAATTTTAATGGGATCAAATCTCTCAAAGCAAAAGAAAGAGCAAAAAAACTTGCTTCAGAAAGAGGACTTAAACCCATTCCTTTTGATAAGGTAGTTCACACAATAAATACTCCTAAAAAGAGAGGAAAAGATTTTGAAAGATTTGATGAACACCCAGATGCGGTTTATTTGCCTCAAATGGCAACAACAGAAGCAAAAACTCATCAAAACGATCTATCTCCGAAATTGAAATCATATTTGCAACTGATAGTCAATCATGATGTTGTTTTACCTGAATATTTAGCTGAATGGCTTAATACAACATTGGGTATTGCCTTTCGGGAATCAGCAATGCAAGGAATAACTATACCCAGAATAAATAAGAGCAATCTTCTATTAAGTAACCTTTACTTGCCTTCTGTTATAGATCAGCGTAAGGCATTAGATGCTCTTCTTTCAATTCAAGAAATGAAGTCTGATCTAGATGAGCTTGGGTCCAAAATATGGTATCAACCTTTAAATGTGTCAGAGGTCATAACATCTTTAGAAAAAATTAATAGAGAGGAAGTATTTGGCGATTGGATAGAATCTCTTCCATACCCCCTCGCTTCAATTCTTAGATCATATGATACAGTAGACCAAACAGACAAAGACAAATATGAACGGCTCTTGCTTTTTTATGAAGGATTTGCTGAATTTTGCGCAACGGTGCATATTAGTGCATTTAAGAAACAGCCAGCTATTTGGGAGCCATTGAAAAATAAAATAAAACAAGTAATGGCTGAGAATAATTTTTCATTTGAAAAACCAACTTTTGGTTTGTGGGCCTCTATAACAAGTATATTGGCGAAAGAATTACGTTCAATGATTAATGGAAAACAAGATGATAAAGATGCTACAAATGCACTTTATGAAACAGCTGATTTAGAACCATTAGAAATATTGTCATCCAAATCTTTAGTTAATTTAATAAACGAAACTAATAAAAAACGCAATGATTGGAGTGGTCACACAGGGGCTGTTTCCCAAAAAGAAGCTCGTGAAAGACATGACCACCTGAAAAACCAACTATCAAATTTGCATAAAATAATAGGTGATCTCTTCCAACAATATAAGCTTGTGGAGGCCGAGCCATCAGGAATTGATGCTTTGACAGAGTCAAAGTTTAAGTGTAAAGTTAAATTAGTAATGGGTTCAAATCCTCTTCTTGAACGTCAAACATTGCAATTGAGTATGACGTTAATTACAGGGTCATTATATATGTATAACATTGGAAATGATAGGGTTCTTGAACTGGTCCCATTTATTCAGGTCACTGAATCTCCACAATCTGCTAGTTACTTCTATAATAGAGTGGAAAAAGAAGGGTTACGCCTTGTTTCTTATCAAGTTATTAATGAATCAGAAATATTTAGAAAAAATCAGTACCTAGAGGATTTGATAAAAAGTTTTACTTAA
- a CDS encoding HEPN domain-containing protein: MKYVKEFVKLAKSDLKSSVVLYENKCYPQSIFFFAQSVEKANKALALSSGKFDEESMLEIRHDPMEIYKRMLIDQKEKYQRSAKLLNHIPEINEIFSLIEISPEENIVHCENGLREIGKMQKSKRNPYFLSTREINDIFQSVSELEISIKKSIESLDQSSIDLKQWKDNINQLVSNFEKCEYIDKEQLGSVNI; the protein is encoded by the coding sequence ATGAAATATGTAAAAGAATTTGTAAAACTCGCAAAATCTGATTTAAAATCTTCAGTTGTATTATATGAAAATAAATGTTATCCACAATCAATCTTTTTCTTTGCCCAAAGTGTGGAAAAGGCAAACAAAGCACTTGCTTTATCTTCTGGAAAATTCGATGAAGAATCCATGCTAGAAATCAGACACGATCCTATGGAAATATATAAAAGAATGCTTATTGACCAAAAAGAAAAATATCAAAGATCTGCTAAATTACTTAATCATATTCCAGAAATTAATGAAATATTTTCTTTGATTGAAATATCACCTGAAGAAAATATAGTACACTGTGAAAATGGCTTGCGGGAAATTGGCAAGATGCAAAAATCTAAGCGTAATCCTTATTTCTTATCAACCCGCGAGATAAATGATATTTTTCAGAGTGTCTCTGAATTAGAAATTTCTATTAAAAAAAGTATTGAATCCTTAGATCAATCTTCGATAGATCTAAAACAATGGAAAGACAATATAAATCAATTAGTTAGTAATTTTGAGAAATGTGAATATATAGATAAAGAACAATTGGGATCTGTTAATATTTAA
- a CDS encoding HNH endonuclease signature motif containing protein produces MDKETYLKATRKQKRNKQTSLCCVECGEDDLSVIEMHHVYGRCNSDETIPLCKSCHFKTTAEQNKVSPKKRSKKAKPIEQRGFWFISVGALLRGIGDQLLSYGHELMKHD; encoded by the coding sequence ATGGATAAAGAAACATATCTAAAGGCTACAAGGAAGCAGAAGAGAAACAAGCAAACATCTCTTTGTTGTGTTGAATGTGGAGAGGATGATCTTTCTGTCATAGAGATGCATCATGTTTATGGTAGATGCAATTCTGATGAAACAATTCCTCTATGCAAGAGCTGCCATTTCAAAACTACAGCAGAACAGAACAAGGTAAGTCCTAAAAAAAGGTCAAAAAAGGCCAAACCTATTGAACAGAGGGGATTTTGGTTTATCTCAGTTGGTGCATTACTCAGGGGTATAGGGGATCAGTTGCTCAGTTATGGACATGAGTTGATGAAACATGACTAA
- a CDS encoding DNA polymerase — MTKVAVRGYTHKEKKAWKGETPTTPLRHDRVLVFDTETTTDQYQNMKIGYFQIYQDGYIQHEGLFYDPSMLDVRETRALNIYASRHTISIYTLSDFVDNVFYTEVYDFQTLCVGFNLAFDISRIAKRSGNSRGKNKGGFTLTLSDDRVKPPIVIKKLGTAYSFKFTTTKQNKGKEYFGGYFLDAQKLAEVLLQSKNHISLDKVGERLNTNIKKKKNIKHGRVTEKYIDYLVTDVKTTFEVYRELVKELDLYGIDIPITRVFSAASLGKHAMKQIGINPFLEKNPDFSPEMLGNIMTAYFGGRCECKIRKTPTQVTVLDFTSMYPTITLMLDLWPFLIADRIETEDATEEAKKILSNIDLDYLQNPDNWPHFNILVKLKPDEDILPVRMDYKGKNESYNVGLNHVSSKDGLWYALPDVIGSVLLTGKTPEIIEAVKFVPVGIQDDLNIQEILGINIDPSKESLTKIMVEERQKIKQDMKSLDKKDPEYQHLKSRAQAIKILVNAMSYGIFIELNPEDKKSDIQVYGLDDFSTSENRFEKPGNFYHPFVAVMITAGSRLFLAMAEARLKELGGTHAYMDTDSIFVPPENAQEIVDYFQPLNPYALDIPLLKPEKEDMWFYGISSKRYALYNLNKDKIEFMEGERSYKLHGLGHLTNPFPKDVEDWQAEIWQDILKLHYGIISEEDIVEKYSSLYAISQLTVSTSNVLDRFKDLNAVKEWREQIKPFNFFLVGFQTTEENDKVVKPLAPFTKDYQKIVYESFIDYQTGEVRQGSYYFKPLSNTILEYIDHPEHKFGGDTGTLARKHIDIDGFVYIGKEANDIDEQELDVVRPQKFIDGKAVEKFILGLTPEDARRIGIKHRSALAYLKKKAKEGELNFKSRNMERIMDAFM; from the coding sequence ATGACTAAGGTTGCTGTGAGGGGATACACCCACAAAGAAAAGAAAGCATGGAAGGGTGAAACTCCAACCACACCTTTGAGACATGATAGAGTATTGGTCTTTGATACTGAGACTACAACAGACCAGTACCAAAACATGAAAATTGGATATTTCCAGATATATCAGGATGGCTATATTCAGCATGAAGGGTTATTTTATGATCCTTCAATGCTGGATGTAAGGGAAACAAGAGCCTTGAATATCTATGCATCTAGACATACTATATCTATCTATACTCTATCTGATTTTGTAGATAATGTGTTCTATACAGAGGTATATGATTTCCAAACTTTATGTGTTGGATTCAATCTGGCCTTTGATATAAGCAGGATAGCCAAGAGATCTGGAAATTCCAGAGGGAAAAACAAAGGTGGGTTTACTCTTACTCTGTCAGATGATAGAGTTAAACCCCCAATTGTTATCAAAAAACTTGGTACTGCTTATTCCTTCAAATTCACAACAACCAAGCAAAACAAGGGTAAAGAGTATTTTGGGGGATACTTTTTAGATGCTCAAAAACTGGCTGAAGTACTCCTTCAATCAAAGAATCATATTTCACTTGATAAGGTAGGAGAGAGGCTCAATACCAACATTAAGAAAAAGAAGAATATAAAACATGGCCGAGTTACTGAGAAGTATATTGACTATCTTGTAACTGATGTCAAAACTACTTTTGAAGTTTACAGGGAACTTGTGAAAGAACTGGATCTTTATGGTATTGATATACCCATAACCAGAGTGTTTAGTGCTGCTTCTCTTGGTAAACATGCCATGAAACAAATTGGAATAAACCCATTTTTAGAAAAGAATCCTGATTTCTCTCCTGAGATGTTAGGAAATATAATGACTGCTTATTTTGGTGGCAGGTGTGAATGCAAGATCAGGAAAACACCAACCCAAGTTACAGTTCTTGATTTTACCAGTATGTATCCTACTATTACTTTAATGTTGGATCTCTGGCCATTTTTGATTGCTGACAGGATTGAGACTGAAGATGCAACAGAGGAAGCAAAAAAGATTCTTTCCAATATAGATCTTGATTATTTACAAAATCCAGATAACTGGCCTCATTTCAATATCCTTGTTAAATTGAAACCAGATGAGGATATATTGCCTGTAAGGATGGATTACAAAGGCAAGAATGAGAGTTATAATGTTGGATTAAATCATGTAAGTTCTAAAGATGGTTTATGGTATGCTTTGCCTGATGTTATCGGTTCTGTCCTATTAACTGGAAAGACCCCTGAGATCATAGAGGCTGTCAAGTTTGTTCCTGTTGGGATTCAGGATGACTTGAACATTCAGGAGATACTTGGAATAAATATTGATCCATCCAAAGAAAGCCTAACCAAGATAATGGTTGAGGAAAGGCAAAAGATAAAACAGGATATGAAAAGTCTTGATAAAAAAGATCCTGAATATCAACATCTAAAGAGCAGAGCACAGGCCATCAAGATTCTTGTTAACGCAATGAGTTATGGGATCTTTATTGAACTTAATCCAGAAGATAAGAAAAGTGATATTCAGGTTTATGGGCTTGATGATTTCAGTACTTCAGAGAATAGGTTTGAAAAGCCAGGTAATTTCTATCATCCTTTTGTGGCAGTCATGATTACAGCAGGTTCAAGGCTTTTTCTGGCTATGGCTGAAGCCAGACTCAAAGAACTTGGTGGAACTCATGCTTATATGGATACAGATTCAATCTTTGTTCCTCCTGAAAATGCACAGGAGATAGTTGATTATTTCCAGCCATTGAATCCTTATGCTCTGGATATTCCTTTATTGAAGCCTGAGAAAGAGGATATGTGGTTTTATGGGATCTCTTCCAAGAGATATGCACTCTACAACTTAAACAAGGATAAAATTGAGTTCATGGAAGGAGAGAGATCTTACAAACTTCATGGGCTTGGTCATTTAACAAATCCGTTTCCAAAGGATGTTGAAGATTGGCAGGCTGAAATTTGGCAAGATATACTCAAGTTACATTATGGGATTATTTCTGAGGAAGATATTGTTGAGAAATATTCTAGCCTGTATGCAATCTCTCAGCTTACTGTCAGTACTTCCAATGTATTGGATAGATTCAAGGATCTTAATGCTGTCAAGGAATGGAGAGAACAGATCAAACCATTCAATTTCTTTCTGGTTGGGTTTCAGACAACAGAAGAAAATGACAAGGTTGTCAAGCCTTTAGCACCTTTTACTAAGGATTATCAGAAGATAGTTTATGAGTCTTTTATTGATTATCAGACTGGAGAAGTCAGGCAAGGATCTTACTATTTCAAGCCATTAAGCAATACGATTCTTGAGTATATAGATCATCCAGAGCATAAGTTTGGGGGTGATACTGGCACTCTTGCAAGAAAACATATTGATATTGATGGGTTTGTGTATATTGGTAAAGAGGCCAATGATATTGATGAGCAGGAGTTGGATGTTGTAAGACCTCAAAAGTTCATTGATGGAAAAGCAGTGGAGAAGTTTATTCTTGGTTTAACTCCTGAAGATGCCAGAAGGATTGGAATTAAACATAGGAGTGCTTTGGCTTACTTGAAGAAAAAAGCAAAGGAAGGAGAGTTGAATTTTAAGAGTAGGAATATGGAGAGAATTATGGATGCTTTTATGTAA